In one window of bacterium DNA:
- a CDS encoding DUF456 domain-containing protein — protein sequence MEIVGIIAFIAVLLLGIISPFFGLPGTFIIVADALVYGLITRFQTITVWFLLLLLGLAVVGEIFEFFSNIFGAKHYGASRLGLIGAFLGGIVGIFIGSSFLPILGPLVGGLVGAFVGAFLFELFKKEGSKRAITAGLGAFLGRVAAISVKVFITIIMAVLILTKVF from the coding sequence ATGGAAATTGTGGGAATAATCGCTTTTATAGCCGTTCTCCTTTTAGGGATTATCTCACCCTTTTTCGGACTGCCGGGAACCTTCATTATTGTTGCTGACGCCCTGGTTTATGGATTAATTACCCGTTTTCAAACAATAACAGTCTGGTTCTTACTTCTCCTCCTGGGATTGGCAGTTGTGGGTGAAATTTTCGAATTCTTTTCCAATATCTTTGGGGCAAAGCATTATGGCGCCTCAAGATTGGGTTTGATAGGTGCTTTTTTAGGAGGCATTGTCGGTATTTTTATAGGTAGTTCTTTCCTGCCTATTCTCGGTCCCTTGGTGGGCGGATTAGTAGGTGCATTTGTGGGAGCTTTCCTTTTTGAACTGTTCAAGAAAGAGGGTTCCAAAAGAGCTATTACTGCTGGACTGGGTGCTTTTCTGGGAAGAGTGGCGGCAATTTCAGTAAAAGTATTCATCACTATTATAATGGCTGTCCTTATTTTAACGAAAGTTTTTTAA
- a CDS encoding SAM-dependent chlorinase/fluorinase, translating into MRVIGLLTDFGLNDNFVGIMKGVIYRINPQAKIVDLCHEIESHNIHDAAFLLKSSYPYFPEGTVFLIVVDPGVGSERKSVIVETEKYIFVAPDNGVLSFLTERDIKRIIQITNEEYFLKPVSRTFHGRDIFAPVAAHLSRGKKIEKFGTAIKKIKKLKFSEPQIKNNRLMGEVMYVDHFGNLITNINQDAFLRFIEGNKFQIVIGKAKISKISSSYQEEKKGLPIAIFGSFDNLEISLYGDDASQRLNLNKGSKIYIEKRTT; encoded by the coding sequence ATGAGAGTTATTGGTTTATTAACAGATTTTGGATTAAATGATAATTTCGTAGGAATTATGAAGGGAGTAATATATCGTATTAATCCCCAGGCAAAAATTGTTGACCTCTGCCACGAAATAGAATCCCACAATATCCACGATGCAGCATTCCTTTTGAAAAGCTCCTACCCATATTTCCCTGAAGGCACGGTCTTCCTCATAGTGGTCGACCCGGGAGTGGGAAGTGAGCGGAAATCTGTAATAGTGGAAACAGAAAAGTATATCTTTGTAGCACCCGATAACGGAGTTCTATCTTTTCTCACAGAAAGAGATATAAAAAGAATTATCCAGATAACCAATGAAGAATATTTTCTGAAACCAGTGTCTCGCACTTTTCATGGCCGGGATATCTTTGCTCCGGTAGCAGCACATCTTTCCAGAGGAAAAAAAATAGAGAAATTTGGCACGGCGATAAAAAAGATAAAAAAACTAAAATTTTCTGAGCCTCAAATAAAAAACAATCGTCTAATGGGTGAGGTTATGTATGTCGACCATTTTGGAAACTTGATTACCAATATTAACCAGGATGCTTTTCTCCGATTCATTGAGGGCAATAAGTTCCAAATAGTCATAGGGAAAGCAAAGATATCAAAAATTAGTTCTTCCTATCAAGAAGAGAAAAAAGGTCTACCCATTGCCATATTTGGCAGTTTCGATAATTTGGAGATTTCGCTTTATGGAGATGATGCCTCACAGCGTTTGAATTTAAATAAAGGCAGTAAAATTTACATAGAGAAAAGAACCACTTAA
- a CDS encoding NTPase, which translates to MKKNILFTGRPGVGKTTVIMKLISGLKEVGGFYTEEIRQQGERKGFRIITLRGKKGILAYKALNSPYRVGKYGVNIEDLENIAGRSISLAVNDDKKKIILIDEIGRMELYSPKFQEAVIKALDSSKRVIGTLQERHNKFIDAIRKREDVELIEVTLENRKILPEELKKEFLDAD; encoded by the coding sequence ATGAAGAAGAACATTCTCTTCACCGGTAGACCCGGTGTGGGAAAGACCACAGTTATTATGAAATTGATTAGCGGGTTGAAAGAAGTGGGAGGATTCTATACTGAGGAGATTCGCCAGCAAGGGGAGAGGAAAGGATTCAGGATTATTACTCTCAGGGGTAAAAAGGGAATCTTAGCTTATAAAGCTTTAAACAGCCCTTATCGAGTAGGGAAATACGGAGTTAATATTGAAGATTTAGAGAATATTGCCGGGAGGAGCATTTCTCTTGCTGTAAATGATGATAAGAAAAAGATTATCCTCATCGACGAGATTGGAAGGATGGAACTCTATTCTCCTAAATTTCAGGAAGCAGTAATTAAAGCACTCGATAGCTCCAAAAGAGTAATCGGCACACTCCAGGAAAGACACAATAAGTTTATTGATGCCATTAGAAAAAGAGAAGACGTAGAACTCATTGAGGTAACTTTAGAAAATCGAAAGATATTGCCAGAAGAGTTGAAAAAGGAATTCTTGGACGCAGACTAA
- a CDS encoding ribonuclease Z has protein sequence MAKIIFLGTAGAVASAQRDNTSLLFMDDSGEKFLIDCPGSPVTKLAKLGFDYREISNLILTHTHVDHIYGVPSLLHSQYRLGNKINIFATQECLLLIRGLISFHRLEDPEKFPEVSFQTIPTDKNNFLFFQKENTLISSFPVKHTPDSIGLKIYLKDLPLTCVYSGDTAFSRTIVEEAKDADYLIHDCACPSRFAKELEEMHTSALALGEIAEEAQVKTLVPIHFFTEIEFKMEEIENEIKNNFSGNLIIPSDFDSLELKPQLS, from the coding sequence ATGGCAAAAATAATATTTTTAGGTACTGCTGGGGCAGTAGCCTCAGCCCAAAGAGATAATACTTCCTTGCTTTTTATGGATGATTCCGGAGAGAAATTTCTTATAGACTGTCCCGGAAGTCCTGTAACAAAACTTGCTAAACTGGGTTTCGATTATCGCGAAATTTCTAACCTCATATTAACCCATACTCATGTTGACCATATCTATGGAGTACCTTCTCTCTTACATTCCCAGTACAGGTTAGGAAATAAAATAAATATCTTTGCTACCCAGGAATGCCTCCTTCTTATCAGAGGACTTATCTCTTTTCACCGGCTTGAAGACCCTGAGAAGTTTCCTGAAGTTTCTTTCCAGACCATACCAACTGATAAGAATAATTTTCTCTTTTTCCAAAAGGAAAATACCCTCATCTCCTCTTTTCCAGTAAAGCATACTCCTGATTCTATAGGACTCAAAATTTATCTTAAAGATCTCCCACTCACCTGTGTCTACTCAGGAGATACAGCATTTAGCCGCACAATTGTTGAGGAAGCAAAAGATGCCGATTATCTCATACACGACTGCGCCTGTCCATCACGCTTTGCCAAAGAGCTTGAAGAAATGCACACCTCAGCCCTGGCTTTAGGAGAAATTGCCGAGGAAGCTCAAGTTAAGACCCTCGTTCCTATCCATTTTTTTACTGAAATCGAATTTAAAATGGAAGAAATAGAAAACGAGATAAAAAATAATTTTTCAGGAAACCTTATAATTCCTTCTGACTTCGATTCTTTAGAATTAAAGCCTCAGCTTTCTTGA
- a CDS encoding sugar phosphate nucleotidyltransferase, with the protein MKGLILAAGIGKRLRPLTNSLPKALIPVAGRPMIEYSLRGFGRAGIGQVGIVVSPGEQGTVSERLGDGGQWDTQLTYIEQEKPLGTGDALAKAQGFVGEDNFLLAYCDLVSFYDFTKLIESHLKFRPLATLLINREESPETTGQVVWEGDLIKKIVEKPKDKISDYGISGLLIIEPDIFKAIPHIKPSAMGEYYIGDALQYLIDKKFEVRYQKIDTWRVNVNSLEDIKKAEALILKNRSQKEL; encoded by the coding sequence ATGAAAGGTTTAATTCTGGCTGCTGGTATTGGTAAAAGACTTCGGCCACTGACCAATTCGCTTCCTAAAGCCTTAATCCCTGTAGCAGGAAGACCGATGATTGAGTACAGCCTTAGAGGTTTTGGGAGGGCAGGAATTGGCCAAGTAGGTATTGTTGTCTCGCCTGGCGAGCAGGGAACCGTTTCTGAAAGACTGGGCGACGGGGGACAATGGGACACGCAGCTTACCTACATAGAACAGGAGAAACCATTAGGCACGGGAGATGCACTGGCAAAAGCTCAAGGATTTGTCGGTGAAGACAACTTCTTGTTGGCTTATTGTGACCTTGTTTCCTTTTACGACTTCACAAAACTCATCGAGTCTCATCTAAAATTTCGTCCCCTGGCAACTCTCCTTATCAATAGAGAAGAGAGTCCTGAAACAACAGGTCAGGTAGTTTGGGAAGGAGATCTGATTAAAAAGATAGTGGAGAAGCCAAAGGACAAAATTTCTGATTATGGAATAAGTGGGCTATTAATTATTGAGCCCGATATCTTTAAAGCCATCCCACATATCAAACCGTCAGCAATGGGAGAATACTACATTGGAGATGCCTTACAGTATTTAATAGATAAAAAATTTGAAGTACGTTACCAAAAGATTGATACCTGGCGGGTCAATGTGAACTCTCTTGAAGATATCAAGAAAGCTGAGGCTTTAATTCTAAAGAATCGAAGTCAGAAGGAATTATAA
- the sppA gene encoding signal peptide peptidase SppA: MAKKGKIAIIPIKGMVISEEGPPSSFPFLAMTRTVSSAGLIPLIESVKKNRRIKGLILEINSPGGRPFPCKEIAECIKSLGKPTVAWIKEYAASGGYWIASSCDSIVADRLSTLGSIGVASIRPDFSELMKKFGIDVETMASGVYKTFGIPYKKSTPKEKELLKEELNTIYKNFIEEVTKNRKLSEEVVKEISTGKIYLGEEAKKLGLIDFLGGKTKAIELIMKKTGIEVYKIVDYAKKMRRPLGFLRRMFG; the protein is encoded by the coding sequence ATGGCTAAAAAAGGAAAGATTGCAATTATTCCAATTAAGGGGATGGTTATTTCTGAGGAAGGCCCTCCTTCGTCTTTCCCTTTCTTGGCTATGACCAGAACAGTATCCTCAGCCGGACTAATTCCATTAATTGAAAGTGTAAAGAAGAATCGCCGGATTAAAGGTTTGATTCTGGAAATAAATTCTCCCGGCGGAAGACCTTTCCCCTGTAAAGAGATTGCAGAATGTATCAAAAGCCTGGGAAAGCCCACGGTAGCCTGGATAAAAGAATATGCTGCTTCTGGTGGCTACTGGATTGCCTCATCTTGCGACAGTATTGTAGCTGACCGCTTAAGTACCCTGGGGAGTATTGGTGTGGCGTCCATTCGACCCGACTTCTCTGAGCTGATGAAAAAGTTCGGGATAGACGTGGAGACAATGGCCTCAGGTGTCTACAAGACATTTGGCATACCTTATAAGAAGTCGACCCCGAAAGAGAAAGAGTTGCTAAAAGAAGAACTCAATACCATTTACAAAAATTTCATAGAAGAAGTCACCAAGAACAGAAAACTAAGCGAGGAAGTAGTAAAAGAAATATCCACTGGAAAGATTTACTTAGGGGAAGAGGCAAAAAAGCTTGGTTTAATAGATTTTCTGGGGGGAAAGACTAAAGCAATAGAACTTATTATGAAAAAGACAGGAATTGAAGTATACAAGATTGTAGATTACGCCAAAAAGATGAGGAGACCTTTAGGTTTTTTGAGGAGAATGTTTGGATAA
- a CDS encoding ATPase: MLLGDVGTSYTKILNTEKDEYRVMKTLDLLKSDIRFDIACGHNAKLKADRVVNELVALEKGSRRLIGNGNFLVVDVGSRDIKYVKMKSSKYEEMDWNALCGATLGFSIELLENHFNVKTSEIEKTSQSLGVTCGVLGMAKIFDKISEGYEINDILASFVKGIAENVYKFIDEPEFFYLSGGLYNNNLFIKSFQCKVKPLGRFVLLEGLREIGDSGVR, translated from the coding sequence ATGCTTTTAGGCGATGTGGGAACCAGTTATACCAAGATATTAAACACAGAAAAAGATGAGTATAGAGTTATGAAGACTCTCGACTTGCTTAAGAGTGACATAAGATTCGATATAGCCTGCGGGCATAACGCGAAATTGAAAGCAGATAGAGTGGTCAATGAATTGGTTGCTCTGGAAAAGGGTAGCAGGAGATTGATTGGAAACGGGAATTTTCTGGTGGTGGATGTGGGAAGTAGGGACATCAAATATGTAAAAATGAAAAGTAGTAAATATGAGGAGATGGATTGGAACGCTCTCTGTGGAGCAACTTTAGGATTTTCTATTGAGCTTCTGGAGAACCATTTTAATGTAAAGACATCAGAGATAGAGAAAACTTCTCAGTCCCTGGGAGTGACTTGTGGAGTTTTAGGTATGGCTAAAATTTTCGATAAGATTTCAGAAGGGTATGAGATAAACGATATTCTGGCAAGCTTTGTCAAAGGAATAGCAGAGAACGTCTATAAATTCATAGATGAACCTGAATTTTTCTATTTAAGTGGAGGATTATATAACAACAATTTATTTATCAAAAGTTTTCAGTGCAAGGTTAAACCTTTGGGAAGGTTTGTTCTTTTAGAAGGATTAAGAGAGATTGGGGATAGTGGAGTCAGATAG
- a CDS encoding queuosine precursor transporter: MGKTERAIQREEKIYILLIAIFVGGLVIAGVLASKIVNIAGLIVPGGVFAYSITFPITDIICEVWGKKKGKYVVFSGFITLLVVLALIRLTLIFPKASFWTGEEAFTKILGGTSRIIIASFIAYLVSQYHDIWAFHFWRKVTKGKHLWLRNNASTFVSQFIDTVVFITIAFYGVMPVFTLIKGQYIIKLLIALLDTPIVYFGVWLIRRGKKDEDRHSGSSPTGSFR, translated from the coding sequence ATGGGAAAAACTGAAAGGGCTATTCAGCGAGAAGAGAAGATTTATATTCTTCTGATAGCCATTTTTGTCGGTGGCCTGGTCATTGCCGGGGTTCTGGCGAGCAAGATTGTCAATATAGCTGGTCTTATAGTCCCGGGAGGAGTTTTTGCCTACTCCATAACTTTCCCCATTACTGATATAATTTGCGAAGTTTGGGGTAAAAAAAAAGGGAAATATGTGGTCTTTAGTGGGTTCATCACTCTACTGGTCGTCCTGGCACTGATTAGACTTACTCTCATCTTTCCCAAAGCTTCTTTCTGGACTGGAGAAGAGGCCTTCACCAAGATTCTGGGTGGCACCTCGCGGATTATTATCGCTAGTTTTATTGCTTATCTGGTAAGCCAGTACCACGACATCTGGGCATTCCATTTCTGGCGCAAGGTTACCAAAGGAAAGCATCTCTGGCTGAGAAATAATGCTTCAACGTTTGTCTCACAGTTCATCGATACAGTTGTCTTTATTACCATTGCTTTTTATGGTGTAATGCCAGTTTTTACATTAATTAAAGGACAATATATTATCAAACTACTAATTGCGTTATTAGATACACCGATTGTATATTTTGGCGTCTGGTTAATAAGAAGGGGAAAAAAAGATGAAGATAGGCATAGTGGGAGTTCCCCCACAGGAAGTTTTAGATAA
- a CDS encoding MazG nucleotide pyrophosphohydrolase domain-containing protein, translated as MEIREFQNLMHKLYYSRDKKRGLARTFVWFIEEVGELAKLIREGKKSDFKEEVGDVFAWFLSLANLLDVNVEKEIEKYKEGCPKCKKIPCQCTYDTPSFQF; from the coding sequence TTGGAAATAAGAGAATTTCAGAATCTAATGCACAAACTCTACTATTCCAGAGACAAGAAGAGAGGACTTGCCAGGACTTTTGTCTGGTTTATTGAAGAAGTAGGGGAGTTAGCCAAGCTAATTCGTGAAGGCAAAAAGAGTGATTTTAAGGAAGAAGTAGGAGATGTTTTTGCCTGGTTTTTAAGTTTAGCCAACCTTTTAGATGTGAATGTAGAAAAGGAAATCGAAAAGTATAAAGAAGGCTGTCCCAAGTGCAAAAAAATCCCCTGCCAGTGCACCTACGACACCCCCAGCTTCCAATTTTAA
- a CDS encoding putative DNA modification/repair radical SAM protein → MVAQGLYARNLSMKKQNLHHKANLLGELAGFDVTGFPLAIFPKKHIARSSLIYPAAGQKGECINLFKVLQTNFCENNCFYCVNRKDRDCPRIEFTPQELASLFLEYYKKRWVKGLFLSSAINVSPNASQEKMLGTLKILRQRYNYQGYIHCKILPGVDTGLIEATGRLADRLSMNLEAPNQKCLSELSADKNFHRELLDGLKKIASFHGKHPLKGGVTTQLVVGAAKEGDKEILSLSHNLYRGHNLRRVYYSAFTPVEDTPLENLRPCPPLREFRLYQADFLLRKYNFTPEELIFDEKGDLYLDKDPKLVWALSNTDRFPVEINKASFEELIRVPGIGRISARKILDIRKNTKLKELEQLKKLGTVVKRARKFITLNGKFYPAKKELEPEIDKQLFLWEEI, encoded by the coding sequence ATGGTCGCCCAGGGGCTTTATGCCCGTAATTTGAGTATGAAAAAACAGAATTTACATCATAAAGCAAACTTATTGGGAGAACTGGCTGGCTTCGATGTAACTGGTTTCCCCCTGGCTATTTTCCCTAAGAAACACATTGCCCGTTCCAGTCTCATCTATCCTGCGGCAGGACAAAAAGGTGAATGTATAAATCTGTTTAAAGTTCTGCAAACTAATTTTTGCGAGAACAACTGCTTCTACTGCGTAAATAGGAAAGACAGAGATTGTCCTCGAATAGAATTCACACCTCAAGAGCTTGCTTCTCTTTTCCTGGAATACTATAAGAAAAGGTGGGTTAAAGGGCTTTTTCTTTCTTCAGCAATAAATGTTTCTCCTAATGCCAGTCAAGAAAAGATGCTGGGGACTCTAAAGATTTTAAGGCAACGGTATAATTACCAGGGATATATACACTGTAAAATTCTGCCTGGTGTAGATACTGGCCTCATCGAAGCCACAGGAAGATTAGCAGATAGGCTCTCTATGAACTTAGAAGCACCAAACCAGAAATGCCTTTCTGAACTATCTGCGGATAAGAATTTCCATCGAGAACTGCTCGATGGGTTGAAGAAGATTGCCTCTTTTCATGGGAAACATCCCTTGAAAGGAGGAGTGACCACTCAGCTCGTAGTAGGAGCGGCAAAGGAGGGGGATAAGGAAATCCTTTCTCTGAGTCACAATCTTTATAGAGGCCATAACCTTCGTAGAGTCTATTACAGTGCTTTCACTCCGGTAGAAGATACTCCTTTGGAGAACTTGCGTCCTTGTCCTCCTTTGAGAGAATTCCGTCTTTATCAGGCCGATTTTCTCTTACGGAAATATAATTTCACTCCAGAGGAATTGATTTTTGATGAGAAAGGGGATCTCTATCTGGATAAAGACCCCAAGTTAGTATGGGCTTTAAGTAATACAGACAGGTTTCCGGTAGAAATAAATAAAGCTTCGTTCGAAGAACTGATCAGAGTTCCTGGAATTGGTAGAATATCAGCTAGGAAAATTCTGGATATAAGGAAAAACACTAAATTGAAGGAACTGGAACAGTTGAAAAAGTTGGGCACGGTTGTTAAACGAGCACGAAAATTTATAACTCTAAATGGAAAATTTTATCCTGCAAAGAAGGAACTCGAACCAGAAATAGACAAACAACTCTTCCTTTGGGAAGAGATTTGA
- a CDS encoding ribonuclease H-like domain-containing protein — translation MFAPVERRIMKAFLDIETSFEGEITVLGIYRGDGTLIQLVGKEITKPNLLKSLVGTTAIYTYNGSRFDLPVIKEKLSVDLDDFFATYDLMYDCWERNLYGGLKKVEQILGIKRRLKEVDGWVAMELWYQYEKENNKKALQVLLEYNKEDIVNLPILMEKLGKRGGD, via the coding sequence ATGTTTGCTCCGGTAGAAAGACGAATTATGAAAGCTTTTCTGGACATTGAGACCTCATTTGAAGGAGAAATAACTGTTCTGGGAATATATCGCGGGGATGGCACGCTAATTCAGTTAGTGGGAAAAGAAATTACCAAGCCAAACTTGCTTAAGAGCCTTGTGGGGACAACTGCCATTTACACTTACAATGGGAGCAGGTTTGATCTCCCGGTCATAAAGGAGAAGCTGAGTGTAGATTTGGATGATTTTTTCGCAACCTACGACTTGATGTACGACTGCTGGGAAAGAAATCTTTATGGTGGTTTAAAAAAAGTCGAACAAATACTAGGAATTAAAAGACGCCTGAAAGAGGTAGATGGCTGGGTAGCTATGGAACTATGGTACCAATACGAAAAAGAAAATAACAAAAAGGCCTTACAAGTGTTACTGGAGTATAATAAAGAAGACATTGTTAATCTTCCTATCTTAATGGAAAAACTTGGAAAAAGGGGTGGTGATTAG
- a CDS encoding nitroreductase family protein yields MKAIEALKTRRSKRKFLPTPVPKKVIKDIIDCGRLAPSAVNIQPVEFIVVTKEEIRKKIAEMTDYGRFIVEAPVCIVIFSRQTKYYLEDGCAATENILLAAHAHGLGACWVAGDKKLYAEKVRQLLGAPQNFKLITLIPLGYSKEEPKPAKRKLKDVLHWEKY; encoded by the coding sequence ATGAAAGCAATTGAAGCGTTGAAGACCAGAAGAAGTAAAAGAAAATTTTTGCCTACGCCTGTCCCCAAAAAAGTAATTAAAGATATCATCGATTGTGGTCGACTTGCTCCCAGTGCAGTGAACATACAACCTGTAGAGTTCATTGTGGTTACCAAGGAGGAAATCAGGAAGAAAATAGCAGAAATGACCGATTACGGCAGGTTTATTGTGGAGGCTCCTGTCTGCATTGTCATTTTTTCTCGCCAGACGAAATACTACTTAGAAGATGGTTGTGCAGCAACAGAGAACATACTCTTAGCTGCTCACGCACATGGATTAGGAGCCTGCTGGGTAGCTGGAGACAAGAAACTATATGCAGAGAAGGTCCGCCAACTGCTCGGAGCACCTCAAAATTTTAAACTAATCACTCTCATTCCCCTGGGTTATAGTAAAGAGGAACCGAAGCCGGCCAAGAGAAAACTGAAAGACGTCCTCCACTGGGAAAAATATTGA
- a CDS encoding ribonuclease HI family protein produces the protein MKESELREETYRILNTLAQEKSFRSAKKRLPGLTDKEIWKAISVAASMVKSFPGVKRYRNLKVYVDGSAEPNPGPSGIGVVIYDEKKKKIKEVNKYIGLATNNVAEYKALIQGLKESKKLLAQSVNVFSDSQLLINQMDGRFRINNKDLRRLFQQAKNLEGKFEKVTYCLIGRNKNKVADQLASIAIKK, from the coding sequence GTGAAGGAATCTGAGTTAAGGGAAGAGACCTACAGGATATTGAACACTCTTGCCCAGGAGAAGTCTTTTCGCTCAGCAAAGAAGAGACTTCCTGGGCTCACCGATAAAGAAATATGGAAAGCTATCTCCGTTGCAGCTTCTATGGTAAAATCTTTCCCCGGAGTTAAAAGATACAGAAATCTCAAGGTATATGTCGATGGATCTGCAGAGCCCAATCCCGGCCCTTCCGGGATCGGGGTAGTTATTTATGATGAGAAAAAGAAGAAAATTAAAGAGGTAAATAAATATATCGGTTTAGCAACTAACAATGTAGCTGAATACAAGGCTTTAATTCAGGGATTGAAAGAGAGTAAAAAGCTATTAGCGCAAAGTGTTAACGTATTCAGCGATTCCCAATTGTTGATTAATCAGATGGACGGAAGGTTTCGAATAAACAACAAAGACCTACGGAGACTATTCCAACAAGCAAAAAACCTCGAAGGCAAGTTTGAAAAAGTGACTTATTGCCTGATAGGTAGAAATAAGAATAAGGTAGCCGACCAACTTGCCAGTATAGCAATAAAAAAGTAG
- a CDS encoding C4-type zinc ribbon domain-containing protein yields the protein MNEQLERLIELQEVDLLLDRIRSEIDQIPQEIDRLKREFEESQASFNESKKKMAELQVGRKSKELELKTKEEELKKHQSELFSIKTNEAYTALLKEIEEGKKLKNDIENTVLAVMEQEDALLTEEKIKKEELAKKKEEVTKQQKELEDRLQRLKQNLQEVQSEQKQKIANIESEIFKRYQRIREKKDGVAVVPLTNGFCGGCSIVLPPQVINDVLKGEDLVACRNCLRILYLKEEK from the coding sequence GTGAATGAACAATTAGAGAGATTAATCGAGTTGCAGGAAGTCGATTTACTTCTTGACCGCATTCGAAGTGAAATCGACCAGATCCCCCAAGAAATTGACAGATTGAAAAGAGAGTTTGAAGAAAGCCAGGCATCGTTTAACGAGTCGAAAAAGAAGATGGCTGAACTACAAGTAGGTAGGAAAAGTAAAGAACTCGAACTCAAGACCAAAGAGGAAGAACTTAAAAAACATCAGAGCGAACTCTTTTCAATAAAGACAAACGAAGCCTATACTGCATTACTGAAAGAAATTGAGGAAGGTAAGAAGTTAAAAAATGATATTGAAAATACAGTTCTTGCAGTGATGGAGCAAGAGGATGCTTTACTTACCGAAGAGAAGATAAAAAAAGAAGAGCTGGCTAAGAAGAAAGAAGAAGTTACTAAACAACAAAAGGAATTAGAAGACAGATTGCAACGCTTAAAGCAGAATCTACAGGAAGTTCAATCGGAACAGAAACAGAAAATAGCTAACATCGAATCGGAAATATTTAAAAGGTATCAGAGAATAAGGGAAAAGAAGGATGGAGTGGCAGTTGTTCCGTTAACTAATGGATTTTGTGGAGGGTGTAGCATAGTCTTACCACCTCAGGTTATAAATGATGTTTTGAAAGGGGAAGACCTAGTAGCTTGTAGAAATTGTTTGAGGATACTATATCTGAAGGAAGAAAAGTGA
- a CDS encoding SagB/ThcOx family dehydrogenase: MADATLLERRTKLKKNFWKIMVLSFAIGVGWSIMSCGFAEEVSKSTQEEWKLPAPKKKSKVSLEKALNLRRSSKEGFSSKELKEKEIGQILWAARGVNRPNGKLTSPSATARYSVSVYVATSKGTFLYIPENHSLLSISNRDIRKGIGTQEYVKTAPVILMFVADFSKLSEFSMTRKISFVSAEAGAIGENVYLQCAALKLGTCFVASVDKKFVKTTLEFEKDIEPLFIMPIGHSR, from the coding sequence ATGGCAGATGCAACTTTATTGGAAAGGAGGACTAAATTGAAAAAGAATTTCTGGAAAATTATGGTGTTAAGCTTTGCTATCGGGGTTGGGTGGTCTATAATGTCGTGTGGTTTTGCTGAAGAAGTATCAAAGTCCACGCAAGAAGAGTGGAAATTACCAGCCCCCAAGAAAAAAAGTAAAGTTAGTCTTGAAAAAGCACTGAATCTTCGTCGGTCGAGCAAGGAGGGTTTTTCCAGTAAGGAATTAAAGGAAAAAGAGATCGGACAAATCCTATGGGCAGCAAGAGGAGTTAATCGTCCTAATGGAAAGCTTACTTCTCCTTCAGCAACGGCTCGCTATTCGGTCTCAGTTTATGTTGCTACAAGCAAAGGCACTTTCCTCTATATTCCCGAAAACCATTCTCTCTTATCCATTAGTAATAGAGATATACGGAAAGGTATAGGCACACAGGAATACGTGAAGACCGCTCCTGTTATTTTGATGTTTGTTGCGGATTTCTCGAAATTGTCTGAGTTTTCTATGACCAGGAAAATTTCTTTCGTCAGCGCAGAAGCAGGAGCCATTGGAGAAAACGTTTACTTGCAGTGCGCGGCATTAAAATTAGGAACCTGCTTTGTAGCTTCTGTAGACAAAAAATTCGTAAAGACAACTCTTGAGTTCGAAAAAGACATAGAACCCTTATTTATAATGCCCATAGGTCACTCCAGGTGA